In Vidua chalybeata isolate OUT-0048 chromosome 5, bVidCha1 merged haplotype, whole genome shotgun sequence, one genomic interval encodes:
- the ASCL4 gene encoding achaete-scute homolog 4, with the protein MDSTKDDDKLLKRIAFPGAVSLANSHMHPHEVPLREPFGVPFHLDPSYWEQAYSGHTGPVSYIPFPGYMGIYDYSFEPAFIRKRNERERQRVRCVNEGYTRLREHLPKEFADKRLSKVETLRAAISYIKHLQSLLDCHPLGSSSKEMLSAKESLGTPSPASLRECNSDGESKTSSASSPYSEFEETGS; encoded by the coding sequence atggATAGCACTAAAGACGATGATAAACTGTTGAAGAGGATTGCAtttccaggagctgtgtccctggCTAACAGCCACATGCACCCCCACGAGGTACCCCTGAGAGAGCCCTTTGGGGTTCCCTTCCACCTGGACCCATCTTACTGGGAGCAAGCCTATAGTGGGCACACAGGTCCCGTCTCCTACATCCCATTTCCTGGCTATATGGGCATCTATGACTATTCCTTCGAGCCTGCCTTCATTCGGAAGAGGAACGAGAGGGAGAGGCAGCGGGTGCGCTGCGTCAATGAGGGCTACACGCGCCTCAGGGAGCACCTGCCCAAGGAATTTGCTGACAAGCGCCTCAGCAAAGTGGAGACCCTGAGAGCTGCAATAAGCTACATCAAACACCTGCAGAGCTTGCTGGACTGCCATCCCTTAGGCTCTTCCAGTAAGGAAATGCTCTCTGCCAAGGAGAGCCTGGGAACTCCCAGTCCGGCTTCCCTGCGGGAGTGCAACAGTGATGGAGAGTCCAAAACCTCTTCAGCGTCATCCCCCTACAGCGAATTTGAGGAGACGGGCAGCTAG